One region of Culex pipiens pallens isolate TS chromosome 2, TS_CPP_V2, whole genome shotgun sequence genomic DNA includes:
- the LOC120425053 gene encoding protein argonaute-2 isoform X2, which translates to MSTERELTPGGPPPMHPLSYSDLASHIQLNGVNVMAKNFSETPWNTSPPRPPSPTQSQTSFDTLSLGPSDITSTEHAVDAFLGTTTELTDLTTQLDATTQRRDAIRKERKAKRAPPAGATVNPTPTTTSGAQNVATSALGVVPATPPAPPDLPVFTCPRRPNLGREGRPIVLRANHFQITMPRGFVHHYDINIQPDKCPRKVNREIIETMVHAYSKMFGALKPVFDGRNNLYTRDPLPIGNDRVELEVTLPGEGKDRVFRVTIKWVAQVSLFNLEEALEGRTRQIPYDAILALDVVMRHLPSMTYTPVGRSFFSSPDGYYHPLGGGREVWFGFHQSVRPSQWKMMLNIDVSATAFYKAQPVIEFMCEVLDIRDINEQRKPLTDSQRVKFTKEIKGLKIEITHCGTMRRKYRVCNVTRRPAQMQSFPLQLENGQTVECTVAKYFLDKYKMKLRYPHLPCLQVGQEHKHTYLPLEVCNIVAGQRCIKKLTDMQTSTMIKATARSAPDREREINNLVRRADFNNDAYVQEFGLAISNSMMEVRGRVLPPPKLQYGGRVSSMSGQNKVSLALPNQGVWDMRGKQFFTGVEIRVWAIACFAPQRTVREDALRNFTQQLQKISNDAGMPIIGQPCFCKYATGPDQVEPMFRYLKNTFNQLQLVVVVLPGKTPVYAEVKRVGDTVLGMATQCVQAKNVNKTSPQTLSNLCLKINVKLGGINSILVPSIRPKVFDEPVIFLGADVTHPPAGDNKKPSIAAVVGSMDAHPSRYAATVRVQQHRQEIIQELSSMVRELLIMFYKSTGGFKPHRIILYRDGVSEGQFPHVLQHELTAIREACIKLEADYKPGITFIVVQKRHHTRLFCADKKEQSGKSGNIPAGTTVDVGITHPTEFDFYLCSHQGIQGTSRPSHYHVLWDDNHFESDELQCLTYQLCHTYVRCTRSVSIPAPAYYAHLVAFRARYHLVEKEHDSGEGSHQSGCSEDRTPGAMARAITVHADTKKVMYFA; encoded by the exons TAGGACCGTCCGACATCACATCGACCGAGCATGCCGTCGATGCATTTCTCGGAACGACAACGGAGCTGACAGACCTGACGACACAGCTAGACGCGACGACCCAACGGCGCGACGCTATCCGCAAGGAACGCAAAGCCAAACGAG CTCCTCCAGCTGGTGCGACCGTCAACCCGACCCCGACGACCACTTCCGGCGCGCAGAATGTCGCGACCAGCGCCCTCGGGGTCGTCCCGGCGACGCCGCCAGCCCCGCCGGATCTGCCGGTGTTCACCTGCCCGCGGCGGCCAAATCTGGGCCGCGAGGGTCGTCCGATCGTGCTGCGTGCGAACCACTTCCAGATCACGATGCCCCGGGGCTTCGTGCACCACTACGACATCAACATCCAGCCGGACAAGTGCCCGCGCAAGGTCAACCGGGAGATCATCGAGACGATGGTGCACGCGTACAGCAAGATGTTCGGCGCCCTCAAGCCGGTCTTCGACGGGCGGAACAACCTGTACACGCGGGATCCGCTTCCGATCGGGAACGATCGCGTTGAGCTGGAGGTGACGCTGCCCGGAGAGGGGAAAGACCGGGTGTTCCGCGTGACCATCAAGTGGGTTGCGCAGGTTTCGCTGTTTAACTTGGAGGAAGCGTTGGAGGGACGTACTCGGCAGATTCCGTACGATGCGATCCTGGCGTTGGACGTGGTGATGCGCCACTTGCCCAGCATGACGTACACGCCGGTCGGACGGAGCTTCTTCAGCTCGCCGGATGG ATACTACCATCCCCTTGGAGGTGGTCGTGAAGTTTGGTTCGGTTTCCATCAGAGCGTGCGGCCCTCGCAGTGGAAGATGATGCTGAACATTGACG TGTCGGCCACCGCCTTCTACAAGGCCCAGCCGGTGATTGAGTTCATGTGCGAAGTGCTCGACATCAGAGACATCAACGAGCAGCGCAAGCCGCTCACCGATTCGCAGCGCGTCAAGTTCACCAAGGAAATCAAGGGCCTCAAGATCGAGATCACCCACTGCGGTACGATGCGCCGCAAGTACCGGGTTTGCAACGTCACCCGGCGTCCGGCCCAGATGCAGTC CTTCCCGCTGCAGCTGGAGAACGGCCAGACGGTGGAGTGCACCGTGGCCAAGTACTTCCTGGACAAGTACAAGATGAAGCTTCGCTATCCGCATCTGCCGTGCCTGCAGGTCGGCCAGGAGCACAAGCACACCTACCTGCCGCTGGAGGTCTGCAACATTGTGGCGGGGCAGCGTTGCATCAAGAAGCTCACCGACATGCAGACGTCGACGATGATCAAGGCCACGGCCAGATCCGCTCCGGATCG TGAACGCGAAATCAACAACCTGGTTCGCCGCGCCGACTTCAACAACGACGCGTACGTGCAGGAGTTTGGCCTGGCCATCTCCAACAGTATGATGGAGGTTCGCGGGCGGGTGTTGCCGCCGCCGAAGCTGCAGTACGGAGGGCGCGTTTCCAGCATGAGCGGACAA AACAAGGTGAGCTTAGCATTACCAAACCAAGGGGTTTGGGACATGCGAGGCAAACAATTTTTCACTGGCGTCGAGATCCGCGTGTGGGCCATCGCCTGCTTCGCGCCCCAGCGAACCGTCCGGGAGGACGCGCTGCGCAACTTTACCCAGCAGCTGCAGAAGATTTCCAACGACGCCGGAATGCCGATCATCGGGCAGCCCTGCTTCTGCAAGTACGCCACCGGGCCGGACCAGGTCGAGCCGATGTTCAGATATCTGAAGAACACGTTCAACCAGCTGCAGCTGGTGGTGGTCGTGCTGCCCGGCAAGACTCCGGTTTATG CTGAGGTCAAGCGCGTCGGCGACACCGTCCTGGGCATGGCCACCCAGTGCGTGCAGGCCAAGAACGTCAACAAGACGTCCCCGCAGACGCTGTCGAATCTGTGCTTGAAGATCAACGTCAAGCTGGGCGGCATCAACTCGATCCTCGTGCCATCGATCAGACCAAAG GTATTCGACGAACCGGTCATCTTCCTGGGCGCGGACGTGACCCACCCACCGGCCGGCGACAACAAGAAGCCCTCGATCGCGGCCGTCGTCGGCTCGATGGACGCCCATCCGTCGCGGTACGCCGCAACGGTTCGCGTCCAGCAGCACCGCCAGGAGATCATCCAGGAGCTGAGCAGCATGGTGCGCGAGCTGTTGATCATGTTCTACAAGTCGACCGGGGGCTTCAAGCCGCACCGGATCATCCTGTACCGGGACGGGGTGTCCGAAGGACAGTTCCCGCACGTGTTGCAGCACGAGCTGACGGCGATCCGCGAGGCGTGCATCAAGCTGGAGGCGGACTACAAGCCGGGCATTACGTTCATCGTGGTGCAGAAGCGGCACCACACGAGGCTGTTCTGCGCGGACAAGAAGGAGCAGAGCGGCAAGTCCGGCAACATTCCGGCCGGAACGACGGTGGACGTGGGAATCACGCACCCGACCGAGTTTGACTTTTACCTGTGCAGTCACCAGGGTATTCAG GGTACCAGTCGCCCGTCGCACTATCACGTCCTCTGGGACGACAACCACTTCGAGTCGGACGAGCTGCAGTGCCTGACGTACCAGCTGTGCCACACGTACGTCCGGTGTACGCGGTCGGTGTCGATTCCGGCACCGGCCTACTACGCCCATCTGGTGGCGTTCCGGGCCAG ATACCACCTGGTCGAGAAGGAGCACGACTCGGGCGAAGGATCTCACCAGAGCGGTTGCTCCGAGGACCGGACGCCGGGCGCGATGGCCCGTGCAATTACCGTACACGCAGATACCAAAAAAGTTATGTACTTTGCTTAA
- the LOC120425053 gene encoding protein argonaute-2 isoform X1: MSTERELTPGGPPPMHPLSYSDLASHIQLNGVNVMAKNFSETPWNTSPPRPPSPTQSQTSFDTLSLGPSDITSTEHAVDAFLGTTTELTDLTTQLDATTQRRDAIRKERKAKRAPPAGATVNPTPTTTSGAQNVATSALGVVPATPPAPPDLPVFTCPRRPNLGREGRPIVLRANHFQITMPRGFVHHYDINIQPDKCPRKVNREIIETMVHAYSKMFGALKPVFDGRNNLYTRDPLPIGNDRVELEVTLPGEGKDRVFRVTIKWVAQVSLFNLEEALEGRTRQIPYDAILALDVVMRHLPSMTYTPVGRSFFSSPDGYYHPLGGGREVWFGFHQSVRPSQWKMMLNIDVSATAFYKAQPVIEFMCEVLDIRDINEQRKPLTDSQRVKFTKEIKGLKIEITHCGTMRRKYRVCNVTRRPAQMQSFPLQLENGQTVECTVAKYFLDKYKMKLRYPHLPCLQVGQEHKHTYLPLEVCNIVAGQRCIKKLTDMQTSTMIKATARSAPDREREINNLVRRADFNNDAYVQEFGLAISNSMMEVRGRVLPPPKLQYGGRVSSMSGQLPSGPQNKVSLALPNQGVWDMRGKQFFTGVEIRVWAIACFAPQRTVREDALRNFTQQLQKISNDAGMPIIGQPCFCKYATGPDQVEPMFRYLKNTFNQLQLVVVVLPGKTPVYAEVKRVGDTVLGMATQCVQAKNVNKTSPQTLSNLCLKINVKLGGINSILVPSIRPKVFDEPVIFLGADVTHPPAGDNKKPSIAAVVGSMDAHPSRYAATVRVQQHRQEIIQELSSMVRELLIMFYKSTGGFKPHRIILYRDGVSEGQFPHVLQHELTAIREACIKLEADYKPGITFIVVQKRHHTRLFCADKKEQSGKSGNIPAGTTVDVGITHPTEFDFYLCSHQGIQGTSRPSHYHVLWDDNHFESDELQCLTYQLCHTYVRCTRSVSIPAPAYYAHLVAFRARYHLVEKEHDSGEGSHQSGCSEDRTPGAMARAITVHADTKKVMYFA, translated from the exons TAGGACCGTCCGACATCACATCGACCGAGCATGCCGTCGATGCATTTCTCGGAACGACAACGGAGCTGACAGACCTGACGACACAGCTAGACGCGACGACCCAACGGCGCGACGCTATCCGCAAGGAACGCAAAGCCAAACGAG CTCCTCCAGCTGGTGCGACCGTCAACCCGACCCCGACGACCACTTCCGGCGCGCAGAATGTCGCGACCAGCGCCCTCGGGGTCGTCCCGGCGACGCCGCCAGCCCCGCCGGATCTGCCGGTGTTCACCTGCCCGCGGCGGCCAAATCTGGGCCGCGAGGGTCGTCCGATCGTGCTGCGTGCGAACCACTTCCAGATCACGATGCCCCGGGGCTTCGTGCACCACTACGACATCAACATCCAGCCGGACAAGTGCCCGCGCAAGGTCAACCGGGAGATCATCGAGACGATGGTGCACGCGTACAGCAAGATGTTCGGCGCCCTCAAGCCGGTCTTCGACGGGCGGAACAACCTGTACACGCGGGATCCGCTTCCGATCGGGAACGATCGCGTTGAGCTGGAGGTGACGCTGCCCGGAGAGGGGAAAGACCGGGTGTTCCGCGTGACCATCAAGTGGGTTGCGCAGGTTTCGCTGTTTAACTTGGAGGAAGCGTTGGAGGGACGTACTCGGCAGATTCCGTACGATGCGATCCTGGCGTTGGACGTGGTGATGCGCCACTTGCCCAGCATGACGTACACGCCGGTCGGACGGAGCTTCTTCAGCTCGCCGGATGG ATACTACCATCCCCTTGGAGGTGGTCGTGAAGTTTGGTTCGGTTTCCATCAGAGCGTGCGGCCCTCGCAGTGGAAGATGATGCTGAACATTGACG TGTCGGCCACCGCCTTCTACAAGGCCCAGCCGGTGATTGAGTTCATGTGCGAAGTGCTCGACATCAGAGACATCAACGAGCAGCGCAAGCCGCTCACCGATTCGCAGCGCGTCAAGTTCACCAAGGAAATCAAGGGCCTCAAGATCGAGATCACCCACTGCGGTACGATGCGCCGCAAGTACCGGGTTTGCAACGTCACCCGGCGTCCGGCCCAGATGCAGTC CTTCCCGCTGCAGCTGGAGAACGGCCAGACGGTGGAGTGCACCGTGGCCAAGTACTTCCTGGACAAGTACAAGATGAAGCTTCGCTATCCGCATCTGCCGTGCCTGCAGGTCGGCCAGGAGCACAAGCACACCTACCTGCCGCTGGAGGTCTGCAACATTGTGGCGGGGCAGCGTTGCATCAAGAAGCTCACCGACATGCAGACGTCGACGATGATCAAGGCCACGGCCAGATCCGCTCCGGATCG TGAACGCGAAATCAACAACCTGGTTCGCCGCGCCGACTTCAACAACGACGCGTACGTGCAGGAGTTTGGCCTGGCCATCTCCAACAGTATGATGGAGGTTCGCGGGCGGGTGTTGCCGCCGCCGAAGCTGCAGTACGGAGGGCGCGTTTCCAGCATGAGCGGACAA TTACCCTCTGGTCCACAGAACAAGGTGAGCTTAGCATTACCAAACCAAGGGGTTTGGGACATGCGAGGCAAACAATTTTTCACTGGCGTCGAGATCCGCGTGTGGGCCATCGCCTGCTTCGCGCCCCAGCGAACCGTCCGGGAGGACGCGCTGCGCAACTTTACCCAGCAGCTGCAGAAGATTTCCAACGACGCCGGAATGCCGATCATCGGGCAGCCCTGCTTCTGCAAGTACGCCACCGGGCCGGACCAGGTCGAGCCGATGTTCAGATATCTGAAGAACACGTTCAACCAGCTGCAGCTGGTGGTGGTCGTGCTGCCCGGCAAGACTCCGGTTTATG CTGAGGTCAAGCGCGTCGGCGACACCGTCCTGGGCATGGCCACCCAGTGCGTGCAGGCCAAGAACGTCAACAAGACGTCCCCGCAGACGCTGTCGAATCTGTGCTTGAAGATCAACGTCAAGCTGGGCGGCATCAACTCGATCCTCGTGCCATCGATCAGACCAAAG GTATTCGACGAACCGGTCATCTTCCTGGGCGCGGACGTGACCCACCCACCGGCCGGCGACAACAAGAAGCCCTCGATCGCGGCCGTCGTCGGCTCGATGGACGCCCATCCGTCGCGGTACGCCGCAACGGTTCGCGTCCAGCAGCACCGCCAGGAGATCATCCAGGAGCTGAGCAGCATGGTGCGCGAGCTGTTGATCATGTTCTACAAGTCGACCGGGGGCTTCAAGCCGCACCGGATCATCCTGTACCGGGACGGGGTGTCCGAAGGACAGTTCCCGCACGTGTTGCAGCACGAGCTGACGGCGATCCGCGAGGCGTGCATCAAGCTGGAGGCGGACTACAAGCCGGGCATTACGTTCATCGTGGTGCAGAAGCGGCACCACACGAGGCTGTTCTGCGCGGACAAGAAGGAGCAGAGCGGCAAGTCCGGCAACATTCCGGCCGGAACGACGGTGGACGTGGGAATCACGCACCCGACCGAGTTTGACTTTTACCTGTGCAGTCACCAGGGTATTCAG GGTACCAGTCGCCCGTCGCACTATCACGTCCTCTGGGACGACAACCACTTCGAGTCGGACGAGCTGCAGTGCCTGACGTACCAGCTGTGCCACACGTACGTCCGGTGTACGCGGTCGGTGTCGATTCCGGCACCGGCCTACTACGCCCATCTGGTGGCGTTCCGGGCCAG ATACCACCTGGTCGAGAAGGAGCACGACTCGGGCGAAGGATCTCACCAGAGCGGTTGCTCCGAGGACCGGACGCCGGGCGCGATGGCCCGTGCAATTACCGTACACGCAGATACCAAAAAAGTTATGTACTTTGCTTAA
- the LOC120425053 gene encoding protein argonaute-2 isoform X3, with translation MSTERELTPGGPPPMHPLSYSDLASHIQLNGVNVMAKNFSETPWNTSPPRPPSPTQSQTSFDTLSPPPAGATVNPTPTTTSGAQNVATSALGVVPATPPAPPDLPVFTCPRRPNLGREGRPIVLRANHFQITMPRGFVHHYDINIQPDKCPRKVNREIIETMVHAYSKMFGALKPVFDGRNNLYTRDPLPIGNDRVELEVTLPGEGKDRVFRVTIKWVAQVSLFNLEEALEGRTRQIPYDAILALDVVMRHLPSMTYTPVGRSFFSSPDGYYHPLGGGREVWFGFHQSVRPSQWKMMLNIDVSATAFYKAQPVIEFMCEVLDIRDINEQRKPLTDSQRVKFTKEIKGLKIEITHCGTMRRKYRVCNVTRRPAQMQSFPLQLENGQTVECTVAKYFLDKYKMKLRYPHLPCLQVGQEHKHTYLPLEVCNIVAGQRCIKKLTDMQTSTMIKATARSAPDREREINNLVRRADFNNDAYVQEFGLAISNSMMEVRGRVLPPPKLQYGGRVSSMSGQLPSGPQNKVSLALPNQGVWDMRGKQFFTGVEIRVWAIACFAPQRTVREDALRNFTQQLQKISNDAGMPIIGQPCFCKYATGPDQVEPMFRYLKNTFNQLQLVVVVLPGKTPVYAEVKRVGDTVLGMATQCVQAKNVNKTSPQTLSNLCLKINVKLGGINSILVPSIRPKVFDEPVIFLGADVTHPPAGDNKKPSIAAVVGSMDAHPSRYAATVRVQQHRQEIIQELSSMVRELLIMFYKSTGGFKPHRIILYRDGVSEGQFPHVLQHELTAIREACIKLEADYKPGITFIVVQKRHHTRLFCADKKEQSGKSGNIPAGTTVDVGITHPTEFDFYLCSHQGIQGTSRPSHYHVLWDDNHFESDELQCLTYQLCHTYVRCTRSVSIPAPAYYAHLVAFRARYHLVEKEHDSGEGSHQSGCSEDRTPGAMARAITVHADTKKVMYFA, from the exons CTCCTCCAGCTGGTGCGACCGTCAACCCGACCCCGACGACCACTTCCGGCGCGCAGAATGTCGCGACCAGCGCCCTCGGGGTCGTCCCGGCGACGCCGCCAGCCCCGCCGGATCTGCCGGTGTTCACCTGCCCGCGGCGGCCAAATCTGGGCCGCGAGGGTCGTCCGATCGTGCTGCGTGCGAACCACTTCCAGATCACGATGCCCCGGGGCTTCGTGCACCACTACGACATCAACATCCAGCCGGACAAGTGCCCGCGCAAGGTCAACCGGGAGATCATCGAGACGATGGTGCACGCGTACAGCAAGATGTTCGGCGCCCTCAAGCCGGTCTTCGACGGGCGGAACAACCTGTACACGCGGGATCCGCTTCCGATCGGGAACGATCGCGTTGAGCTGGAGGTGACGCTGCCCGGAGAGGGGAAAGACCGGGTGTTCCGCGTGACCATCAAGTGGGTTGCGCAGGTTTCGCTGTTTAACTTGGAGGAAGCGTTGGAGGGACGTACTCGGCAGATTCCGTACGATGCGATCCTGGCGTTGGACGTGGTGATGCGCCACTTGCCCAGCATGACGTACACGCCGGTCGGACGGAGCTTCTTCAGCTCGCCGGATGG ATACTACCATCCCCTTGGAGGTGGTCGTGAAGTTTGGTTCGGTTTCCATCAGAGCGTGCGGCCCTCGCAGTGGAAGATGATGCTGAACATTGACG TGTCGGCCACCGCCTTCTACAAGGCCCAGCCGGTGATTGAGTTCATGTGCGAAGTGCTCGACATCAGAGACATCAACGAGCAGCGCAAGCCGCTCACCGATTCGCAGCGCGTCAAGTTCACCAAGGAAATCAAGGGCCTCAAGATCGAGATCACCCACTGCGGTACGATGCGCCGCAAGTACCGGGTTTGCAACGTCACCCGGCGTCCGGCCCAGATGCAGTC CTTCCCGCTGCAGCTGGAGAACGGCCAGACGGTGGAGTGCACCGTGGCCAAGTACTTCCTGGACAAGTACAAGATGAAGCTTCGCTATCCGCATCTGCCGTGCCTGCAGGTCGGCCAGGAGCACAAGCACACCTACCTGCCGCTGGAGGTCTGCAACATTGTGGCGGGGCAGCGTTGCATCAAGAAGCTCACCGACATGCAGACGTCGACGATGATCAAGGCCACGGCCAGATCCGCTCCGGATCG TGAACGCGAAATCAACAACCTGGTTCGCCGCGCCGACTTCAACAACGACGCGTACGTGCAGGAGTTTGGCCTGGCCATCTCCAACAGTATGATGGAGGTTCGCGGGCGGGTGTTGCCGCCGCCGAAGCTGCAGTACGGAGGGCGCGTTTCCAGCATGAGCGGACAA TTACCCTCTGGTCCACAGAACAAGGTGAGCTTAGCATTACCAAACCAAGGGGTTTGGGACATGCGAGGCAAACAATTTTTCACTGGCGTCGAGATCCGCGTGTGGGCCATCGCCTGCTTCGCGCCCCAGCGAACCGTCCGGGAGGACGCGCTGCGCAACTTTACCCAGCAGCTGCAGAAGATTTCCAACGACGCCGGAATGCCGATCATCGGGCAGCCCTGCTTCTGCAAGTACGCCACCGGGCCGGACCAGGTCGAGCCGATGTTCAGATATCTGAAGAACACGTTCAACCAGCTGCAGCTGGTGGTGGTCGTGCTGCCCGGCAAGACTCCGGTTTATG CTGAGGTCAAGCGCGTCGGCGACACCGTCCTGGGCATGGCCACCCAGTGCGTGCAGGCCAAGAACGTCAACAAGACGTCCCCGCAGACGCTGTCGAATCTGTGCTTGAAGATCAACGTCAAGCTGGGCGGCATCAACTCGATCCTCGTGCCATCGATCAGACCAAAG GTATTCGACGAACCGGTCATCTTCCTGGGCGCGGACGTGACCCACCCACCGGCCGGCGACAACAAGAAGCCCTCGATCGCGGCCGTCGTCGGCTCGATGGACGCCCATCCGTCGCGGTACGCCGCAACGGTTCGCGTCCAGCAGCACCGCCAGGAGATCATCCAGGAGCTGAGCAGCATGGTGCGCGAGCTGTTGATCATGTTCTACAAGTCGACCGGGGGCTTCAAGCCGCACCGGATCATCCTGTACCGGGACGGGGTGTCCGAAGGACAGTTCCCGCACGTGTTGCAGCACGAGCTGACGGCGATCCGCGAGGCGTGCATCAAGCTGGAGGCGGACTACAAGCCGGGCATTACGTTCATCGTGGTGCAGAAGCGGCACCACACGAGGCTGTTCTGCGCGGACAAGAAGGAGCAGAGCGGCAAGTCCGGCAACATTCCGGCCGGAACGACGGTGGACGTGGGAATCACGCACCCGACCGAGTTTGACTTTTACCTGTGCAGTCACCAGGGTATTCAG GGTACCAGTCGCCCGTCGCACTATCACGTCCTCTGGGACGACAACCACTTCGAGTCGGACGAGCTGCAGTGCCTGACGTACCAGCTGTGCCACACGTACGTCCGGTGTACGCGGTCGGTGTCGATTCCGGCACCGGCCTACTACGCCCATCTGGTGGCGTTCCGGGCCAG ATACCACCTGGTCGAGAAGGAGCACGACTCGGGCGAAGGATCTCACCAGAGCGGTTGCTCCGAGGACCGGACGCCGGGCGCGATGGCCCGTGCAATTACCGTACACGCAGATACCAAAAAAGTTATGTACTTTGCTTAA